One region of Coleofasciculus sp. FACHB-T130 genomic DNA includes:
- the hemC gene encoding hydroxymethylbilane synthase: protein MSPTVSSPARTIRIGSRKSQLALVQTYWVQEQLQKHFPECTFEVHTMATQGDKILDVALAKIGDKGLFTKELELGMLNQETDFAVHSLKDLPTNLPEGLVLGCVSERENPADALVVHEKHKDKQLETLPEGAVIGTSSLRRLAQLRHHYPHLSFKDIRGNLNTRLAKLDTGEYDAIILAVAGLQRLDMSDRIHQVIAPEVSLHAVGQGALGIECRAGDTEILELLKVLEHQPTAQRCYAERAFLRTLEGGCQVPIGVNTQIDGDTLTLTGMVASLDGKRMIKDTVSGAASDAEQIGIQLAHRLREQGASAILEEIFTEVGRGH from the coding sequence ATGTCTCCTACAGTTTCTAGTCCGGCTCGTACTATCCGCATCGGTTCTCGCAAAAGCCAACTCGCACTCGTCCAGACTTACTGGGTGCAAGAACAACTCCAGAAACACTTTCCCGAATGTACCTTTGAAGTCCACACGATGGCGACTCAAGGGGACAAAATTCTAGATGTTGCCTTAGCCAAGATTGGCGATAAGGGACTCTTTACGAAAGAACTCGAACTGGGAATGCTCAACCAAGAGACAGACTTTGCCGTGCATTCCCTCAAAGATTTGCCCACCAACTTGCCAGAGGGATTGGTTTTAGGATGCGTTAGCGAACGGGAAAATCCGGCAGACGCCCTTGTCGTGCATGAAAAGCACAAAGATAAGCAACTGGAAACCCTGCCAGAAGGGGCTGTAATTGGAACGTCTTCCCTGCGGCGACTGGCACAGCTGCGCCACCACTATCCTCACCTATCTTTTAAAGATATTCGGGGCAACCTAAACACCCGACTCGCAAAACTAGATACTGGCGAGTACGACGCAATTATTTTAGCTGTGGCTGGGTTGCAACGGCTGGATATGAGCGATCGCATTCATCAAGTGATTGCCCCTGAAGTATCCCTCCATGCCGTCGGACAAGGTGCTTTAGGCATCGAATGCCGTGCTGGTGACACCGAAATTCTGGAGTTACTCAAGGTACTAGAGCATCAACCCACTGCTCAACGCTGCTACGCTGAAAGAGCCTTTTTACGGACACTAGAAGGCGGCTGCCAGGTGCCAATCGGAGTGAATACTCAGATTGACGGCGATACACTCACCTTGACGGGCATGGTTGCCAGTTTAGACGGCAAGCGGATGATTAAAGACACCGTTAGCGGTGCTGCCAGCGATGCCGAACAAATCGGAATTCAGCTTGCCCATCGGTTACGCGAACAGGGAGCTTCGGCAATTTTAGAAGAGATTTTTACCGAAGTCGGACGCGGTCATTAA